A genomic window from Glycine max cultivar Williams 82 chromosome 17, Glycine_max_v4.0, whole genome shotgun sequence includes:
- the LOC100781650 gene encoding mitogen-activated protein kinase 15, whose product MPHDQRKKSSVDIDFFTEYGEGSRYKIEEVIGKGSYGVVCSAYDTHTGEKVAIKKINDIFEHVSDATRILREIKLLRLLRHPDIVEIKHILLPPSRREFKDIYVVFERMESDLHQVIKANDDLTPEHYQFFLYQLLRGLKYIHRANVFHRDLKPKNILANADCKLKICDFGLARVAFNDTPTAIFWTDYVATRWYRAPELCGSFFSKYTPAIDIWSIGCIFAELLTGKPLFPGKNVVHQLDLMTDFLGTPSPEAIARVRNEKARRYLSSMRKKKPVPFSQKFPNVDPLALRVLQRMLAFEPKDRPTAEEALADSYFKGLAKVEREPSAQPVTKIEFEFERHRITKEDVRELIYREILEYHPKMLKEHLEGAEPTGFMYPSAVDHFKKQFAYLEEHYGKGGTVTPPERQHASLPRSCVLYSDNSRPNMAEVADDISRCSIKEVEKPAMDRTGGIPMARLPLQAPQNIQGVMTDPAKVVSEINQVGLPHFPAVAEQRKMGRNPSVSAQYAAPSSSYPRRNPSCKSEKVEEGIEGANGLQTKPQYIARKVVAAAQGGPGGNWY is encoded by the exons TCATCTGTAGATATAGACTTCTTTACAGAATACGGTGAAGGGAGTAGATACAAAATAGAGGAAGTAATAGGTAAAGGAAGCTATGGTGTTGTTTGCTCTGCATATGATACACACACCGGAGAAAAGGTTGCAATAAAGAAAATCAATGACATATTTGAACATGTTTCTGATGCCACGCGCATTCTTCGTGAGATCAAGCTTCTTAGACTCTTACGCCATCCTGATATTGTGGAGATCAAGCATATTTTGTTACCTCCTTCTAGAAGGGAGTTCAAAGATATATATGTTGTTTTTGAACGTATGGAATCTGATTTACATCAGGTCATCAAAGCAAATGATGATTTGACTCCAGAGCATTATCAGTTTTTTCTCTATCAGCTTCTTCGAGGCTTGAAGTATATACACCGAG CAAATGTTTTTCACCGAGATCTAaagccaaaaaatattttagcaaatGCTGACTGCAAACTGAAGATTTGTGACTTCGGTCTTGCCAGAGTGGCTTTCAATGATACACCAACTGCTATATTTTGGACA GATTATGTTGCAACAAGGTGGTATAGAGCTCCTGAATTGTGTGGATCCTTTTTCTCCAAG tATACCCCAGCTATAGACATATGGAGCATTGGCTGCATTTTTGCAGAACTTTTAACTGGAAAACCTCTTTTCCCAGGGAAGAATGTTGTCCATCAATTGGACCTCATGACTGATTTTCTTGGAACACCGTCTCCTGAAGCCATTGCTAGG GTACGGAATGAGAAAGCTCGGAGATACTTGAGTAGCATGCGTAAGAAGAAGCCAGTTCCTTTCTCCCAAAAGTTTCCTAATGTAGACCCCCTTGCTCTTCGTGTGTTACAAAGAATGCTGGCATTTGAACCTAAGGATCGACCTACTGCTGAAGAG GCTCTAGCAGATTCTTATTTTAAAGGCTTGGCCAAGGTTGAGAGAGAGCCTTCTGCCCAGCCAGTTACCAAGATAGAATTTGAATTCGAGAGACATAGGATAACAAAGGAAGACGTGCGAGAGCTTATATACCGAGAGATTCTGGAGTACCATCCGAAGATGTTAAAAGAACATCTAGAGGGAGCCGAGCCAACAGGATTCATGTATCCAAG TGCGGTGGATCACTTCAAGAAGCAATTTGCATATCTTGAGGAGCATTATGGAAAAGGTGGAACTGTTACTCCACCCGAGAGGCAACATGCATCATTACCCAG GTCATGTGTGTTGTATTCAGATAACTCAAGACCAAATATGGCTGAGGTTGCAGATGATATCTCCAGGTGTAGCATCAAAGAAGTTGAGAAGCCAGCCATGGACAGGACTGGTGGTATCCCAATGGCCAGGCTTCCTTTACAAGCTCCTCAAAATATTCAAGGTGTGATGACTGATC ctgctaaagtgg TATCGGAAATCAATCAAGTTGGTTTGCCTCACTTTCCAGCTGTTGCTGAGCAGCGGAAGATGGGTAGAAATCCGTCTGTTTCAGCCCAGTATGCTGCTCCAAGCAGTTCATATCCAAGACGAAACCCAAGCTGTAAAAGTGAGAAGGTGGAAGAGGGGATTGAAGGTGCTAATGGACTTCAGACTAAGCCTCAGTACATAGCACGAAAAGTTGTTGCTGCTGCTCAAGGGGGACCTGGTGGTAATTGgtattga
- the LOC100782185 gene encoding uncharacterized protein, translating to MEGEGSIHVQVDELQRMRLSETISIGTTMFEPRGLSSIDKLDSNNSTANSVSSTTSAPEKKLTLFALQLAVLEKAATGLGTLGFIWATVVLLGGFAITLEKTDFWFITIILVVEGTRIFSRSHELEWQHQATWSITENHHHQYVSTDTTPTRTRTRMWVSSDVPLLPYAKWFFLSRHVSRLLYWLQLLSATACVVLSLIKLVKHDYGEVAKGDTDKRNRKSALSIFYALALSEALLFLMEKAYWEWQVSYCKLLEEVNKECELGPSGMVSTRRLFYDAYSRCVNGSIFDGLKMDMVGFSMDLLASNSPDEQLIGARILRQFSISERFCDDTLQKIGIDISMVERLVEMLNWTDFKDEEIRLSAAEILSKLAGKKQNSLRIAGIPGAMESISSLLQTNRSVIPAADEIGEKKLVFDHQNYGFWTFNHLGLLILKKLARDLDNCGKIGNTRGLLPKIIDFTHAEEWLLKSENVTPSQVLTLKRSLQLVKMLASTVGTTGKHLRREIAEIVFTISNIRDILRHGEKHPLLQKLCIEILTSLALEEDATERIGGTGGVLKELFNIFFKHNIPENQKHVKIVAGEALAMLALESKSNCHRILKLKVLEKLAEALKDPLLRVNAARILRNLCTYSGSEWFIQLKGVTTAAPIILRAIMSEDNKIQEVMIGLAANVFRYMTSHESSIVFEEAGITEAELANKLVQILKKYQYPPTKIPRIRRFVIELAIWMMKDKAENIETFKGLGMEEVLEGVLETTSELESFNVFSGTVGLNRHTLTTQSLVEMALKLMEDS from the exons ATGGAAGGAGAGGGAAGCATTCATGTACAAGTTGATGAACTACAAAGGATGAGGCTCAGCGAAACCATCAGCATAGGCACCACCATGTTTGAGCCTCGTGGACTCAGCAGCATAGACAAGCTGGACAGTAATAATAGCACTGCCAATTCTGTGTCTTCAACAACCTCAGCACCAGAAAAGAAGCTCACCCTTTTCGCTCTTCAGCTTGCGGTGCTTGAAAAAGCAGCAACCGGGTTGGGAACTCTCGGCTTCATTTGGGCAACCGTTGTCCTTCTCGGCGGTTTCGCCATCACCTTAGAAAAAACCGACTTCTGGTTCATCACCATCATACTTGTAGTTGAAGGAACCAGGAttttcagcaggagtcatgaaCTTGAATGGCAGCACCAAGCCACATGGTCCATCACTGAG aacCATCACCACCAATATGTTTCAACAGATACTACCCCAACAAGGACACGAACTAGGATGTGGGTTAGCTCAGATGTTCCACTCCTACCATATGCTAAATGGTTTTTCCTTTCGAGGCATGTCAGTAGACTTCTCTATTGGCTTCAGCTTCTTTCTGCAACGGCTTGTGTGGTTCTCTCGTTAATAAAGCTCGTCAAGCATGATTATGGAGAGGTGGCAAAGGGGGACACTGACAAGAGGAACCGCAAATCTGCTCTCTCTATCTTCTATGCCTTGGCTCTTTCGGAAGCTTTGTTGTTCCTAATGGAAAAGGCCTATTGGGAATGGCAAGTCAGCTATTGTAAACTGTTGGAAGAGGTCAACAAGGAGTGTGAGTTGGGGCCATCAGGAATGGTGTCCACTAGAAGGCTCTTCTATGATGCCTATTCAAGATGTGTCAATGGAAGCATATTTGATGGCTTGAAAATGGATATGGTAGGTTTTTCTATGGACTTGTTGGCTTCTAACTCCCCTGATGAGCAGCTCATTGGAGCAAGGATTCTTAGGCAGTTTTCAATCAGTGAAAGATTTTGTGATGACACCCTTCAAAAGATTGGAATTGACATATCAATGGTGGAGAGACTAGTTGAGATGTTGAATTGGACAGACTTCAAGGACGAAGAGATTAGGCTCTCAGCTGCTGAGATTTTGTCAAAACTAGCTGGCAAGAAGCAGAACTCTCTCCGCATAGCCGGAATACCGGGAGCTATGGAATCAATATCATCTCTTTTACAAACTAATAGGAGTGTGATTCCTGCAGCTGATGAGATTGGTGAAAAGAAACTTGTATTTGATCACCAAAATTATGGGTTCTGGACTTTTAACCACTTGGGACTCCTCATACTGAAAAAACTTGCACGTGACCTTGACAACTGTGGAAAGATTGGAAACACAAGGGGCCTCCTTCCAAAGATCATAGACTTCACACATGCTGAAGAGTGGTTGCTAAAGAGTGAAAATGTTACTCCATCCCAAGTTCTGACACTGAAGAGATCTCTGCAACTGGTGAAGATGCTGGCTAGCACAGTTGGCACCACTGGGAAACATCTTCGAAGAGAGATTGCGGAGATAGTTTTCACCATCAGCAATATTAGAGATATTTTAAGGCATGGAGAGAAGCATCCTCTTCTACAGAAACTTTGCATAGAAATTTTAACCAGTCTGGCATTGGAAGAGGATGCAACGGAAAGAATAGGGGGTACAGGTGGAGTACTTAAAGAATTGTTCAACATATTTTTCAAACACAACATACCAGAAAATCAGAAACATGTAAAAATTGTTGCTGGTGAGGCCCTTGCAATGCTGGCTTTAGAAAGCAAGAGTAACTGCCATCGAATTTTAAAGTTGAAAGTACTAGAAAAGCTCGCTGAAGCATTGAAAGATCCATTGCTCCGTGTCAATGCAGCTAGAATTCTAAGAAATTTATGCACCTATAGTGGATCAGAATGGTTCATCCAGCTAAAGGGGGTAACAACTGCAGCACCCATA ATACTTCGGGCGATCATGTCAGAAGACAACAAGATACAAGAGGTGATGATTGGACTAGCAGCAAATGTTTTCAGATACATGACCTCTCATGAATCAAGCATTGTATTTGAAGAAGCTGGAATTACTGAGGCTGAACTTGCAAACAAATTAGTTCAGATTCTCAAGAAATACCAGTATCCCCCAACTAAGATTCCAAGGATAAGGAGGTTCGTAATAGAGCTGGCTATTTGGATGATGAAAGACAAAGCAGAAAACATAGAAACCTTTAAGGGTCTGGGAATGGAGGAGGTGTTGGAGGGTGTCTTAGAGACCACATCAGAACTTGAAAGCTTTAATGTTTTCTCTGGCACTGTTGGAC